A stretch of Metabacillus sp. FJAT-52054 DNA encodes these proteins:
- a CDS encoding helix-turn-helix transcriptional regulator — MKKIKELRKSHGHTLKDLAEKVNYDPSNLSKIERGINQPSLTLLTRIAEVYSKDLNYFVEDEKKWYSDSERTLMHELDLASSNVLENFDFYIDGKIITREELEFMLELTRNLRNIINKKEKK, encoded by the coding sequence ATGAAAAAGATTAAAGAATTGAGAAAAAGTCACGGTCACACCCTAAAAGACCTAGCCGAAAAAGTGAATTATGACCCAAGCAACCTTTCCAAAATTGAACGGGGCATTAATCAGCCATCTTTGACGCTATTAACAAGGATTGCGGAGGTTTATTCAAAAGATCTGAACTATTTTGTGGAGGATGAAAAAAAATGGTACTCCGATAGTGAAAGAACCCTTATGCATGAATTGGATTTAGCCTCAAGCAACGTCCTGGAGAACTTTGATTTTTATATAGATGGAAAAATTATAACTAGGGAAGAATTGGAGTTTATGCTGGAGCTTACACGCAACCTTAGGAACATCATAAACAAGAAGGAAAAAAAATGA